The genomic region CCCGCCGTGCCGGGACCCTCGAGGGTCACCAGGTAGAGCTCGGCGCCGCGCCCGCCGGGGCCGTCGGCCCCGGGCACGGCCTGGCCGGGGGAGGCCGCCGCGAGGAGCCCCGCCGCGCCGGCCGCCAGCGCGCAGCCGGCCGCGAGCACGCGGCGTACGCCGTGGTGCGCGGGGCGGGTGCGGGGCTCGGGCACGGGTGCTCCTGGCTGGTTCATGGCTGGGTGCGGGCTGGGTGCGGGCTGGGTCGGCGGCCGGTCCGGGGACCGGTGCTCGGGCCGAGCTGCCCATTGTGACCGACGAGGCGGTCCGACGACAGCCGAACGCGGGGGTTGTGGACGACGAGGGCTCCCAGGCGCTTCGTCTACCCTCGGGGCCGTGCCTGCCCCGAGCCCCTCCACGGCCCCGTCGGCCCCCGGCCTGGCGGTGGGCTTCGACCTGGACATGACGCTCATCGACTCGCGGCCCGGCATCGCCGCGGTGCTGGAGACGCTGGCCGTCGAGCTGGGCGTCACGCTGCCGGTCGAGGAGATGACCCGACGGCTGGGGCCGCCGCTCGACCTGATGCTCGAGCCGCACCTGGCCCGTGAGGCGGTCGGGCCCGCGGTCGACCGGTTCCGGGAGCTCTACCCCGAGCGGGCCGTCGCCGGAACCCTCGCCTTGCCCGGCGCCGCCGAGGCGCTGGCCGCCGTGCGCGCCCACGCGGGCCGCGTCGTGGTGGTCACCGGCAAGCACACCCCCAACGCCCGGCTGCACGTGGAGCACCTGGGCCTCGACGTCGACCTCGTCGAGGGCCGGGTGTGGGGCGTCGGCAAGGCCGAGGTGCTGCGCCGCGAGGGCGTCTCGGTCTACGTCGGCGACCACGTGCACGACGTCGAGGGGGCCCTGGCCGCCGGCGCGACGAGCGTGTCGGTGCTCAGCGGCGGGGCGACCCGTGAGGAGCTGCGGGCCGCCGGCACCCACGTCGTGCTCGACGACCTCGCGCAGTTCGCGCCCTGGCTCGACGAGCACCTGCTCGACCGGCGCACCGCCGCCCTCGAGGCCGACCTGCGCGTCCGCGGCTCGCTGCTCGTCGCCTACAGCGGCGGCGCCGACTCGGCCCTGCTGCTCGCTGCGGCCGTGCGGGTGCTCGGCGCCGACCGGGTCGCGGCCGCCACCGGCTACTCCGACTCGTTGCCGCAGGCCGAGCGCGACCCCGCCCGCGAGCTCGCCCGGTCGCTGGGGGTGCGGGTGCTGACCCCGCGGACCCACGAGATGGAGCGCCCCGGCTACCGCGCCAACCAGGGCGACCGCTGCTTCTTCTGCAAGGCCGAGCTCCTCGACACCCTGGTGCCGCTGGCGGCCGAGCACGGGCTGGCGCACGTGGCCACGGGCACCAACGCCGACGACGTGGTCGCCGGCTTCCGGCCCGGCATCCGCGCGGCCGCCGAGCGGGGGGCGCTGACGCCGCTCGCCGACGCGGGCCTGACCAAGGCACAGGTGCGTGAGGTCTCCCGGCGCTGGGCCCTGCCGACCTGGGACAAGCCGGCCGCGGCCTGCCTGTCCTCCCGCGTCGCCTACGGCATCGAGGTCACCCCGCACCGGCTGGCCCGCGTCGAGCGCGCCGAGAGCGCGGTGCGCGAGGTGCTGGCCGGCGCCGGCGTGGGGGTGCGCGACCTGCGGGTGCGCGACCTGGGTGGGGCGTCCGACGCCGCACGCGCCAGCATCGAGGTCGACGCCGCGCTGCTCGGCGGGCCGCTGGCCGAGGGGCGCGGCCTGGTCGAGGAGCTGTGCGCCGCCGTGCGGCGTACCGGCTTCGCGAGCGCCGAGCTCTCGCGCCGCGGCTTCCGCTCCGGGTCGATGAACGAGCTGCTCGCCGAGCCCGAGCGGTGGCGGTGAGCCCGGGCGAGGTGGCCGAGCGCCTCTGGGACGAGGTGACCTCGCGCCAGCCGCTGCCCGACGCCTCGCTGGTGCTGCTGTCGGGAGCCGTGGCGCTCGCGCTGGTCTGGTGGCCCACCACCTGGCCGCTGGTGCGCCTGGGCGTCACGGTGGTCCACGAGGCGGGCCACGCCGTGGTCGCGGTGCTGGTCG from Nocardioides salarius harbors:
- a CDS encoding haloacid dehalogenase-like hydrolase — translated: MPAPSPSTAPSAPGLAVGFDLDMTLIDSRPGIAAVLETLAVELGVTLPVEEMTRRLGPPLDLMLEPHLAREAVGPAVDRFRELYPERAVAGTLALPGAAEALAAVRAHAGRVVVVTGKHTPNARLHVEHLGLDVDLVEGRVWGVGKAEVLRREGVSVYVGDHVHDVEGALAAGATSVSVLSGGATREELRAAGTHVVLDDLAQFAPWLDEHLLDRRTAALEADLRVRGSLLVAYSGGADSALLLAAAVRVLGADRVAAATGYSDSLPQAERDPARELARSLGVRVLTPRTHEMERPGYRANQGDRCFFCKAELLDTLVPLAAEHGLAHVATGTNADDVVAGFRPGIRAAAERGALTPLADAGLTKAQVREVSRRWALPTWDKPAAACLSSRVAYGIEVTPHRLARVERAESAVREVLAGAGVGVRDLRVRDLGGASDAARASIEVDAALLGGPLAEGRGLVEELCAAVRRTGFASAELSRRGFRSGSMNELLAEPERWR